In the genome of Luteitalea pratensis, the window AACGCCCAGACCAGGGCCGGGATGTCCTCGACACGTTCGCGCAGCGGCGGCACCGTGATCGGAAACACGTTGAGCCGGTAGAACAGATCCTCCCGGAACGTGCGCGCGGCGACCGCGTCCTCGAGATTGCGGTTGGTGGCGGCGATGATCCGTACGTCCACCTTGATGGGCTGGGTGCTGCCCAGCCGCTCCACCACCCGATCCTGGAGCACGCGCAGCAGCTTGACCTGTGCCTCGAGCGGCAGCTCGCCGATCTCGTCGAGGAAGATGGTCGATCCCTCGGCCATCTCGAAGCGGCCGACCTGACGGGAGACCGCGCCGGTGTAGGCGCCCTTCTCGCGCCCGAACAGCTCGCTCTCGATGAGCGCCGTCGGAATCGCGCCGCAGTTGACCCGCACCATCGGGCGCTTGGCGCGCGGGCTGAGTTCGTGGATTTCCTTGGCGAATACTTCCTTGCCGGCGCCGGTTTCGCCGAGCAGGAGCACGGTGGCCCCCGTCGGGGCGACCTGTTCGACGAGCTGCAGTGTCTCGCGCGCCGCGCCGCTGTCGGCGGTCACGCCGCTGTTGCACCGGAGCTGCTTGACCTCGCGGTGCAGCAGCTCGTTGTCGCGCGCCAGCAGGTCGCGCAGCTGCGTGACCTCGCGCATGGCGCGCTGCAACTGCTGCTGATCGCTTCGATGCTGAAGCGCCTGCCCGAACACCTGGCCGACGAGGCGCATCGCGTCCTTCAGGATGGGCGTCGCCGCGCGCGGCATACCGAGCGAGGCCACCGACAGCGCGCCGATCAGCTCACCGTCGACGAAAATCGGCACGGTGACGTTGGACCGCGTGCCTACCCGCCGCAGGTTCTCGCGATCGAGATCTGACGGCAACTCGTCGACGTCGTCCACGACCACGATCGTGCCGACGCGCAACTGGTTCAGCAGCCACGGGAACTGGGCTTGTGCCGACAACGCGGACATATGGTCCGGAACGTCGTAGTGCGCGAACTCGGGACGCGTCCACTGGTGCGTGAACACCAGGTCGCCGCCGGGTCCAACCTGGAAGAACAGGCTGCGATCCATCCCGAGCGCCTGCACGATCTGCCGCTGTGTGTCGACGATCGTGTCGTCGACGGTGTCGGGGGGGATGTTGACGAACCGCGCCACGAGATCAGCAATCAGGCGCGCGAACGTCACCGTGCCATGGGCGGGGATGTCGGACGAATTCGCTGTAGCGATGGCAGTGGTGAACACAGGCCTCTCGGGGTGGTGCCGGCCGGGTGCCGCGTGACCCGCGGAATGCGGTTCCAGCCGACGGAGGATCATAGTCACGGGGTTGTAGCGAACTGGACTATGCCTGTGGATAGTTAGACCAATGTCCATCCGTGCAGATGGAGGCTCTCCGAGTCCTCGGAGGCGGGAGGGCGCTGCCCGTGGCTACCGGTCCGCGGCGGATCACGACGAATGCTTGGGAAAACATCGAGGTTTTCGGCCGGTCCGTCCAGTGAGCGCGGCGGCACGCGCTGTGCTACTTGCGACCGTGCGGCCCTCCGCCACGCTGACCTCCACGTGGAAGGCCCCCGCCTCAGGCCCGTTCATGAGTGAAGCCTCCGTAGAAGTCCGTGTCGAGTGGAGCGTACTGCCGCCGCAGGTCGACGCCGTCGGCGGCGTGCTGCATGCGCTGCTCTCGGCCACCCGCGGAGAGCCGGGCTGCCGCACGTGTACCCTCGCCACCGACATGGGGACGCTGGTCACCCTGCGGCTACGGGAGGTCTGGGACTCCGAGGACGCGTTGCGCCAACACCTGCGATCCCCGCGATTCGAGGCGCTCGCCAGCCTGCTCGAGTCCGCGATCACGCAGCCGCGGGTCGAGTTCGTGCTGCCGACCGGCACCCGGGGCTTCGAGTACGCCCGGGGCGTTCGCGACGCGATCGAAGGCACCCGCTGATCCATGCCTTCCTTTGACCCTTACCCTGGCGAGGCGACGACAGAGGCGCTGGACGACGTCGGGC includes:
- a CDS encoding sigma 54-interacting transcriptional regulator; the encoded protein is MFTTAIATANSSDIPAHGTVTFARLIADLVARFVNIPPDTVDDTIVDTQRQIVQALGMDRSLFFQVGPGGDLVFTHQWTRPEFAHYDVPDHMSALSAQAQFPWLLNQLRVGTIVVVDDVDELPSDLDRENLRRVGTRSNVTVPIFVDGELIGALSVASLGMPRAATPILKDAMRLVGQVFGQALQHRSDQQQLQRAMREVTQLRDLLARDNELLHREVKQLRCNSGVTADSGAARETLQLVEQVAPTGATVLLLGETGAGKEVFAKEIHELSPRAKRPMVRVNCGAIPTALIESELFGREKGAYTGAVSRQVGRFEMAEGSTIFLDEIGELPLEAQVKLLRVLQDRVVERLGSTQPIKVDVRIIAATNRNLEDAVAARTFREDLFYRLNVFPITVPPLRERVEDIPALVWAFIEECSKHFGKSVTSVSRESMEALQRYTWPGNIRELRNTVEHAMILANSPKLVIPAPTARGNARQRSLKLTDVEAAHIKAVLDSTGWRVRGPGGAAELLGVKPTTLEGRMARLGVRRPSTAAGH
- a CDS encoding putative quinol monooxygenase, whose translation is MSEASVEVRVEWSVLPPQVDAVGGVLHALLSATRGEPGCRTCTLATDMGTLVTLRLREVWDSEDALRQHLRSPRFEALASLLESAITQPRVEFVLPTGTRGFEYARGVRDAIEGTR